Proteins encoded by one window of Mastacembelus armatus chromosome 23, fMasArm1.2, whole genome shotgun sequence:
- the kin gene encoding DNA/RNA-binding protein KIN17, whose amino-acid sequence MGKADFLSPKAISNRIKAKGLQKLRWYCQMCQKQCRDENGFKCHCMSESHQRQLLLASENPTKFMDYFSDEFKSDFVELLRRRFGTKRVHNNIVYNEYISNREHIHMNSTQWETLTDFTKWLGREGFCKVDETPKGWYIQYIDRDPETIRRQEEQERRKKQELDDEERSARFIEEQVRRGRDGKETEETPAYTELKRESEEEKVVFNLGASSCVAGPSKSSSVMGASALKAAASTSTKRKDTSSSETRGEKKKKKSALEEIIEMEEKKKQKQQAVRTDYWLQPNIVVKVTTKRLGEKYHKKKAVVTEVRDRYAAVVKMIDSGDKLKLDQDHVETVIPAPGKRVLILNGPYRDTEALLEGIDEKNFSATLTLDSGEQKGKRVDVAYEDFCKLA is encoded by the exons ATGGGGAAAGCAGACTTTCTCTCCCCAAAGGCGATTAGCAACCGGATAAAGGCCAAAGGCCTCCAGAAGCTGCGATGGTATTGTCAGATGTGTCAGAAGCAGTGTCGAGACGAG AATGGCTTCAAGTGTCACTGCATGTCGGAGTCCCACCagaggcagctgctgctggcCTCGGAGAACCCCACCAAGTTCATGGACTACTTTTCAGA TGAGTTCAAAAGCGACTTCGTGGAGCTGCTCAGAAGACGCTTCG GGACCAAGCGAGTGCACAACAACATCGTCTACAACGAATACATCAGTAACCGGGAGCACATCCACATGAACTCCACTCAGTGGGAGACACTCACCGACTTCACCAAGTGGTTGGGCCGAGAAG GTTTCTGCAAAGTTGACGAGACACCTAAAGGCTGGTATATCCAGTACATCGACCGGGACCCAGAGACCATCCGCCGccaagaggagcaggagaggaggaagaagcaGGAGCTGGATGACGAGGAGAGGAGCGCCAGGTTCATCGAGGAGCAGGTCCGTAGAGGCCGCGACGGGAAGGAGACGGAG GAAACTCCAGCTTACACAGAACTCAAACGagagagtgaagaagaaaaag TTGTTTTCAACCTTGGAGCATCTTCCTGTGTTGCTGGTCCTTCCAAGTCGAG TTCTGTCATGGGTGCTAGCGCTCTCAAAGCGGCAGCATCAACATCGACCAAGAGAAAAGACACGTCCAGTTCGGAGACCCgaggggagaagaagaagaagaaatctgCTCTGGAGGAGATCATAGAG atggaggagaagaagaagcagaagcagcaggCAGTCAGAACAGATTACTGGCTGCAGCCCAACATCGTGGTCAAAGTCACCACCAAGAGACTGGGGGAGAAGTACCACAAGAAGAAGGCTGTCGTCACG GAGGTGCGCGACAGATACGCAGCGGTGGTGAAGATGATCGACTCCGGAGACAAACTGAAACTGGACCAGGATCACGTGGAGACGGTCATACCTGCGCCAG GTAAAAGGGTTTTGATCTTGAACGGTCCCTACAGAGACACTGAGGCTCTGCTGGAGGGCATCGATGAAAAGAACTTCAGTGCTACGCTCACACTCGACTCT GGTGAGCAGAAAGGGAAGAGAGTGGACGTCGCTTATGAGGATTTCTGTAAACTGGCCTGA
- the atp5f1c gene encoding ATP synthase F(1) complex subunit gamma, mitochondrial, with product MFARTSALVFSPQCGQVRNMATLKDITIRLKSIKNIQKITKSMKMVAAAKYARAEKQLKPARVYGTGALALYEKADIKAPEDKVAKHLLIGVTSDRGLCGAIHSGVAKTIKSEIASLTRTGKEVMVINVGDKLRGLLHRTHGKHIILNCKEVGRKPPNFGDAAVIATEMLNSGYEFDQGTVIFNRFRSVISYKTDQKPVFSTDTVANSENLGVYDDIDADVLRNYQEFTLVNILYLALKESSTSEQSARMTAMDSASKNASEMIDKLTLTFNRTRQAVITKELIEIISGAAAL from the exons ATGTTCGCTCGGACCAGCGCGTTGGTTTTCTCCCCACAATG TGGGCAGGTCAGGAACATGGCCACCTTGAAGGACA tCACCATTAGGTTGAAGTCCATCAAGAACATCCAGAAAATCACAAAGTCCATGAAAATGGTGGCAGCTGCTAAATATGCCCGTGCAGAGAAGCAGCTCAAACCCGCCCGGGTCTATGGCACCGGTGCCCTGG CCCTGTACGAGAAGGCCGATATCAAGGCACCAGAGGACAAGGTCGCCAAACACCTGCTCATTGGTGTGACCTCAGACCGTGGACTCTGTGGAGCCATCCACTCCGGTGTGGCCAAGACCATCAAGAGCGAGATCGCCAGCCTGACACGTACTGGCAAGGAGGTGATGGTGATCAATGTGGGAGACAAGCTGAGAGGCCTATTGCACCG AACTCATGGAAAGCACATCATACTGAACTGTAAGGAAGTCGGACGTAAGCCCCCCAACTTCGGCGATGCTGCCGTCATCGCCACCGAGATGCTCAACTCTGGATATGAGTTTGACCAGGGCACCGTCATCTTCAACAGATTCAG GTCTGTTATCTCATACAAGACAGACCAGAAGCCTGTTTTCTCCACAGACACAGTCGCTAACTCAG AGAACCTGGGCGTCTATGATGACATTGATGCTGATGTGCTGAGGAACTACCAGGAGTTCACCCTGGTCAACATCCTCTACTTGGCCCTGAAGGAGTCCTCCACCAGTGAGCAGAGCGCCAGGATGACTGCCATGGACAGCGCCAGCAAGAACGCCT CTGAGATGATTGACAAGCTGACCCTCACTTTCAACCGAACCAGACAGGCCGTCATCACCAAGGAGCTGATCGAGATCATCTCTGGAGCAGCTGCTCT atAA